The window gtttagaAAAAATTGGCGCATGTCTTTTTCTAGATCTTTGAGGGTATTAACTGTTGAAGTATCACCTCCGACTGATGTAACcaatgtatttattaactCATCGGCAAATTTTTTAGATTCATTGTCATCTTCATATTCCATGGAGAAATATTTGTAAAGAGTAGTATCGTTAGGTGGAGGAGtactttcttctttttcttttagtaGTTCATTATTTACACCTTCAGTTTTGTCCTGTTTTCCGTGCGAATTATATTCTCCTGCTTGTTCCTCgtcttcttcttcctcttcccCCTCCTCCTTCCCTTCTTCTTCCCCCTCTTGTAGTATTtcttttactatattttgcACTTCTTCCGCTTTAATTATATCCTCTTCGTCTTCttccttttgtttttcttcattttcctCTATGACCTTTTCATCTTCATCTACAGTGTTATGGGTTTTCCCCTGGGGTAAATTTACTGGTTCAAGTATATTCTGATTATCTACTTTTTCTGATAATGACGATGGACTTTCTTCTTGGTGTTCTTCCACTCCTTTTCTCTCTTCCTCATCTTCTTCCTTACCTTGTTCATTGTCTACTGATTGAGGTTCTTGCGTTGATAGATCTTCGTTTTGTGGTCCTGAAGGTGCCTTTACATCTAACGTCGATGGTAAGTCTCCTTCTGATACGGACAATTTTTGATCTGTTGATTTCTCTGCAGGAAGTTGTTCAGATTCTGATGCTCGATGCGGTTCTGgtcctttttctttctccCCCCTATCTTCTTCTGGCGATTTAGAATTTAATGTTGTGCCTACCTCTGGTTTTATTAATGGTTCTTCTCCAGATGGTGATGCAGGTTGATCTTTGTTGAGTCCTGTTGCAGTTTCTAACGATCTTTCTGCTTTATCTGCTGGTAATGCATTCGGTTGGACAGAAGGTTTTAGAGCTTTTCCTGCTGAAATTTCTGCTGTTTCTGTATGCCCGTTACTTGTTTTTCCTGTTGCAGTTTCTTTTGTTATTTCCTTTTCTGAATGTTCTCCTCTAGATATTGTAGTGTTACTTTCTTTCTCTTGTGATAGTTCCTGTGTGTCCTGTGCTCCTACAATATTTCCGATACTGCGCGAATTTTCTGCATCGGGTTGCTGTTCCTTATCTTTTAAGTTCTGTGTTGAACCATGATGTTCTTCTTGAGTATCTACATTAGGTTCATTTATAATCCCATTTACAGCTGCATTAGTGCTAAGAGTTCTACCTTGTAAATTTTGACCTTCACTTGGTAGAGCTTCTAGACCTGCTTGACCATTCTCTGTTCGCGCTTCCTTTTGATCGGGATTAAGTTCACTTTGTGGAGTTTGTACCGATCTTGCTTCTTCTTGTGATGGTGGATCTACCTGTAAAGTTctcttttcttcttcatcttgtaaagaaatgttttttacataaaaattatgaggTAAACTACGTTTCATGTTAcctatattttttgtgttatCAACTTCTCTGGGCATTTTTCCATTGCTCTCATATATGcacaaatttataaaaaataaaaaaaaagtaatgcGAAATATTTTAGacattttctatttttatttttaaaaaattacaaaaaaaaaattgaagtaCATCcataaataattctttaaaatagTATCAAATAtggttttaaattttttgaaaaaaaaaaaaaaaaaattagaaactGAACTAATATTTTTCGTGCATGCAACTATTTCGAAAaaggtataaaaatatatacataggggaatacttatatgtacatacgctgatcaatttttataaagtagTTTTAGTAGCATATTTGTATGTTCACTAAACAGAAAAAATCTACGAaagaacaaatatttatttttaacgcAGTCAGGGTAAtggttaataaaatttactgCTCTCTCGTTACGTAACATCTCGttattttattccattttattttattattttttgttttatttttttttactttattattttttatttaacaaaatgaGTACGAATATTGCGATAAATTgctcatattatttttctgttaGGAAAAAAATCTGGGTAAATTATGTGTGCgccaaaaaattattttttttttcttggggagaatattatcatattattatcaatACTGTGCTCTTTTTTGTTATCCTtctccttttcatttttttttttttttttttttttttttgaacattatgataatatttcttttaaaaattaaaagaatagaAATCAAAAAGTTACCGCCTCCCCATATGTTATCATGATAAGTCTATGCAAAATTCATTTAGCAGATTTATGCACATTgtagaaataatttttttttaaccgtgatattttaaataaattattagaGCAGTAAAATACagataatagtaatagtaatagtaataaatagTTAAagatgtaaataaaattcgttaatttgtaaaaattaatatgtaaCACAATAAcacatatttgtttttattatttaatttaaaaaacaaaacaaaataaatgaaaaacttAGGTCCCAATTGCTCATTAAATAACcgatataatatttcatatatgtggaataatgtaaaattcaAAAGAACAAACAATTTGTgccttattatttttttttcgccaTATATAAGTACGAATAGGTATATGTTAAATCCTAATAATACATTACTACGTATAAGCACAACAAAAAGTTTTACACATGTTTCATTTGTAGTTACTACTGATTCTATATCTACATTCTGTAGATATTATTTCGTAACGTTAGCATTGGGAACTAATTAGAAAACTGTTTATATTGGAATGCTTCATGCAAGTTTAATAAGAAGACACATATTATGTTAGTTAATTCATAGCCTGTTCTTCAACAATTgcagtatattttttgtatgtttGGTTTTgctatgttttattttcctgTACTTTTTCTGCTATCACTTCTAGCGATTTTTCATTGCAGATTGAAAACGAAATAATGATGCTGTGAACATTTACATTTTGCTAAAGCTAATACAGACAATGTTAACATCAATAAATGAATTCATCAAAATGTTCGTTTTTGAATGTATCTATGTGTAGAAAAAATTGATACATAGCTTTTTCTAAGTCTTCGAGAATATTAACAATTGACGTATCACCATCAATTGAAGTAtctaatgtttttattagcTCGTCAgcaaatttttcattttcactGTCATCTTCATATTCTGGGGagaaatatttgtaaaaagtAGTATCGTTAAAAGGAGGAATAATTTCGTCTTTTTCTATTAGCATTTCTTCAATTTTACCTTCAACTTTGTCTTCTTTTCCATGTGAATTTTGTTCGTCTTGTTCctcctcttcttcttctcCCGTTTGTAGTAAATCTTCTACTAATTTTTGCACGTATTCCTCTTCAATTACATTCTTTCCTTGTTCCCTTTGTTTCCGTTCATTTTTCTCTACAACACTTTCATCTTCATTTGGGGTGTTATAGATTTTTCCCCTGGGTAAATTTATTGATTCATGTGTATTCCAATTATCTCCTTTTTgatattgtattttttttgcatgtTGGTCATCTACTTCATCTTCTTTATCTGCGTCTTCTAGTTTCCTTACACCTTCGTCATCCTCTTCTGTTTCTTCAGTTCTCTCAAGTGATTCATCTGCAAGTGGGATCTCTTCTTCAGATGTATCTGATGATCTTCCATATGTTGGTGAGGTAGGATGTTCTGTTTGATCTGTTATTGGCAAATACACTTTTTGCTCAGACCGATTATTTGGATCATATCCTTCTGATGGTATATCAGATCCAGTGTTCTCATTTGTAGATACATGATCTGATAATGGACCTCCTGCTGATGGTTGTTTTTCGTCTGGTTGTGGTTCACTTGGTTCTGTTACATTTTGTTGTCCTTGGTGATCTGTTTGTATTTTCGGACCTGATGAATCCACcgtatttatatctttttttcctgGTGTTGATAATATAGATCTTTCTTGTTGTTGAGTTTTATGAAGTGCTAATTGTTCTTTTTCTAAATCTGTTTGAAATGCTAGTTTCTCTCCTTCTGATGGTCCTAGTTCTAAtgacataattttttcattatctttTTGTGGTTCTCCATCTGTACCTTTTTCATCTTTTGTGGGTAATGATATTCCTGCTTTTGAATCTACTTCTTGTGAATCTGCTTTTTCTGCACTTTCTTCTGATGAACTTTGTTCTGATGTACTTGTTTCTGTTAAACCTGCTTCTAATTGATCTACTTCTTGTGTACTTGTTTCGGATGGTCCTGCATCTGATGTACTTTTTTCTGTTAAACCTGCTTCTAATTGATCTACTTCTTGTGTACTTGTTTCGGATGGTCCTGCATCTGATGTACTTGTTTCTGTTAAACCTGCTTCTAATTGACCTACTTCTTGTGTACTTGTTTCGGATGGTCCTGCATCTGATGTACTTGCATCTGATGAGCTTGTTTCTGATGAACTTGCTTTTGGTGTACTTTCCTCAGTTGCACTTGTTTCTGATGTACTTGCATTTGATGAACTTTCCTCAGTTGCACTTGTTTCCGATGAACTTGCATTTGATGGACTTGTTTGTGATGTACTTGTTTCTGGTGAACTTGCTTCTAATTGACCTACTTCTTGTGTACTTGCTTCGGATGGTTCTGCTTTTGATGAACTTGCTTCTGGTAAACCTGCTTCTGATGTACTTGTTTCTGATGAACTTGCATCTGATAAACTTGCATCTGATAAACTTGCATTTGATGAACTTGTTTCTGATGAACTTGCATTTGATGGACTTGTTTCTGATGAACTTTCCTCAGTTGCACTTGTTTCCGATGAACTTTCCTCAGTTGCACTTGTTTCTGATGAACTTGTATTTGATGAACTTGTTTCTGATGAACTTGCATTTGATGAACTTGTTTGTGATGTACTTGTTTCTGGTGAACTTGCTTCTAATTGACCTATTTCTTGTGTACTTGCTTCGGATGGTTCTGCTTTTGATGAACTTGCTTCTGGTAAACCTGCTTCTGATGTACTTGTTTCTGATGAACTTGCATCTGATAAACTTGCATTTGATGAACTTGTTTCTGATGAACTTGCATCTGATGAACTTGCATTTGATGGACTTGTTTCTGATGAACTTGCATCTGATGAACTTTCCTCAGTTGCACTTGTTTCCGATGAACTTGCATTTGATGAACTTGTTTCTGGTGAATCTGCTTCTAGTTTATTTGCTTCTGGTGAATTTGTTTCTTGTGCTTTTGCTTCTAGCGAACCTGTTTCTTGTGTACTTGCTTCTTGTGAACCTGAATCCGCTTCAACTGAATGACCAAGCTGTGAATCTGAAACTTGAGTACCCTCATCTAATGACTTTCCTCCTGGTTGTGGTGAGCCTTCTTGTTCCTTCCCTACTAAAGTACTACTTGTTTGTTGAGGTCCAAATGGAGTTATATTTCCCGATTCAACTGTATAATAACTCGAAACTGCATTTACGGATTCACCAGTAACATTAGGGTCACTTCGTCCTTTTTCCTCTTCATCCCCTTTAGGACCTGGATTTGCTAAactttcttctttattatcTTTTCCTTGATTAGAATTATTCCCTTTTTCTAAAACAGTGTCTGGAGGAGTTGGTCCTTCAGATAATTTTTGTGTTGATTCCGAATCAGTACCACTTATttcatcttttaaaaaaacattttttgctgaaaaattatttcttaaattgTGTTTTACCTCGTCTATATTATCTACTTTTTCTATATTCTCCATCtttacctttttattttcttttctaagTTTCCCATTGATTtcaaatatgtacaaatttatgaaaaataagtaaaagaAGACGTGCAACGCTTTACACATTgtctattttaattttaaaaacgttaaaaaaaattaaattgtaAATTGCACGAAAAAGTCGGAAACTATTGAAGAGATAATTGTTTATAATGTGCCAATAGTGCTTTTAACgactttacttttttttcagcaaaaatggaaaaattacaatacgttagtaattataattaaaattataattatttataattttatttttattgactagctaaaaaaattacatttttaagaCTTTTCAAAAAAACTATGATTCATCGCTagtatttcataaaaatgcTAACAGAGGCATATTTTACAAAACTATATGAGCAGAAAAAATAtcttaaaaaagtaaacaaaTTTCTAGAAAAAATctatcaaaaataaaaaaaaaataaaataaaataaatataaaataaaaataaaataaaacataataatataaaattataataataaaatacacaTTTTATTGACATACTAAAAAAGGCCTTTCAGCgacaatattatattttttttttttttttttttttttttacatactattttttatttaataaaatgaggGTGTATTTTCCTAATACCTtgtacaaattatttttcgatttagaatatcataaataaatatattttaagtgaTCAAAAAAGTAGTTTATATTTCCAGAGtgtgaataaaattattatgaaactccttttcctttacttttttttagcaTCCAtgcaatatttatttaacaaaagTATATACGAAGTTGCATGGTTGATGCTGTACTAGTAGTGCATATTTTATCTGCAGAAATGTTCAagaaattaattttgtatatttaagtaAAGCATTAATTCTCTCTTTTTCATCTGTGGTAGTTTAACTTgaattattagatatataaaaaataaaaataaaaataaacaggAAGAAGTGTaacaattattaaaatttgtaaattgGGGGAATAAAATGTAGAagtatatattcttaaacaTCGTTGCATGTAcataggaaaaaaaacaaaaaaaataaaatttacgcTTCGTCTGTACAATAGTAAAAGTGGTGCAGAATTGTGTAAAcgtaaaatgatataaaattaaaggatATGATCAAATGTTGATTAAATTTCctttcatataaaaagttgaaataaaaatagtattaacTGTACTGACAGCACTGATTGTATTCATtgcatttatttgtattaatgggttattatttactaaaaaGGGATAAACCGTTTTATGCATGTtaattttcctttctttttcaGGTTTATGTGTACAATCCCCAAGTGCAACCATTTCTTAGTAGTACTTCTAATTTTGTGATGTTGGGGTTGGTACATATTTCGAAAAATAACTCCAATAATACTTAACAGTTTGATAAAACGAAATCTAAGCTTTTGTTTaacacataaaatattatttaatcatattcctaattttattatttttgaagttttgcttctttttatttttgccccttttagatttatatttatttttaattggtACGCCTTTTATGATTCTATGTAAAACCAAGGGGAGATGATTAAcccatattttatatatatatatatatatatatatatatatatatatatatatatataacatctagcaatgtttatttttcagAGTAGAATGACGTTAAACTGATGGTATCATATCTTTCCACATTTGTAGAGATTATAGTGTAAATATTACTACTCTAAATAAACTCATCATATGACCATTTTGTAAGTTCTTAtttaaagttaaaaaattgatTCAAATCTTCTACATAATCTTTGAGTGTATCAGCAATCAAAGTAGTATCGCCTTCTGAAGTAACCACTGTTTGCACTAACTCGTTTGTAAATGTTCTATCATCATTGGTATTTACATAATCTTCTGCAAGGGATCTATGTGCTTCAACGTCGTTAGATGGTGCAGTATttgcttctttatttttaccatCAGATTCATTTCCTTGTGGgttttcttcttttacttCCTCATCAGATTCATCAACTTCGTTTACTTCTTCTGCTGCTTCCTCGTTTTCTCCCCCTTCTTGTAGTAATTGTTGTACTAATTCTAATACATCTTCCTCTTcaatttctatttctttctCTTCCTCATCTTCTTCCTTCTGCTGTACTTCGTTTTCCTCTACCACTGATTCATCTTCATCTACAGTGTTGTGTGTATTTCCCTCGCGAAAATTTACTAGTTCaagtatattttcattatcttctttttcctcTTGTACTGGTGCTTCTTCCAGTTGACTACCTCCTTCTCTCACTTCTTCCCTTTCTTCTTCTGATGGTAGGGATAATCCTTTCTCTTCTACATCTGTATCATGTTGTTCTGCACCATCTTCACTTTCTTCCTGTTCAGATTCTAAATTCTCTAATGGTGGTCTCTCTACTGATGATATTAATCCTGATGATGGATCTTCTACCCCATGTGAATTATCATCTAGTAGTGAACGATCTACATCTTGCAAAGTTGATCTTTCATCTTGTGATGATTCTTCTTCTATGGATGAATCCGGTCCTTCAATTATTTGTTGTGGTGGTAGTAATTCTTCAGTTGATTCTGGTCGTATATGAACACTAGCTGTTTCTTCCCTTGCTTCTGGTTCTAATGTATCAGTTAGTTCACCATCTTCTAATGGTTCTTCTGGTGATGGTGTTTCTATATGTTGTTCATTATCTGATAAGATGAGCGAACTGTCCTGTGCTTCTTTTTCTAGTGTTCCTTTTCGTGAATCTTCTTCTTGATCTTTGACTTCATTTGGATCTTCTACTCTTGCTCCTTGAACTGGCTCTACTACTTCCTgctgtttttgtttttcaggATCTTCTGCTACCAAACCAGCTTTTGATTCCAGTTCTGGTTCTGCTTCTAGCCCTGGTTCTGCTTCTAGTCCTGGTTCTGCTTCTAGTCCTGGTTCTGCTTCTAGTCCTGGTTCTGCTTCTAGTCCTGGTTCTGCTTCCTGCTCtgattctttttcttttaattctcTTTCTAATAAATCGACGGACTCTCCTGAATTTTGTGATAGATTCTCTCCAATTTCACttatttgttcattatttCCATTATCTACCTGAGAATCATCTCTTTGATTTTTATGTTCTGAATCATTTTTGTGTGTCTCTTTTTCACCATCTTCATCTTTACTTTTATCTTCTTCCGTTTCAACTCCTACAACGTCCGATGGTGAACTTACTACTGGTGGAGTTAAGTCTAATGATGACTGTTCTACCAGTTTTGAACTACCTACTGGTAGTGCTGATTCTCCTTGGTGTGATATCGATCCATCTTCTTGTCGTAATGCTCCTACTTTTTGTTCTGTTAACTCTTCTACTCCTTGTTCTGGTGATTGTTCTGCTGTTGGTTTAGGTAAACTTGTTTGTGATGCTTGTTCTTTTGACTCTGATGATAATGATTCTATTTCTGATTCTCCATCTTTTTCTTGTTGTAATGGTAGTGCTTCTTGAGATTCTTTTGGTTGTAAAACTGCAGTACCTTCTTCAATTCTTGTTTCTGGTTCTGATGCATGTGCTACTTCGTTTTCTACTGGTGCTGATGATGGGGGTTGCGTAACTGCACCTTCTCCCTCTTCTAGTGCATGATGTACATTGTTTTCGGGGTCTTTATCGAGTACTTCTACTGATGAATTTGCATCTTGTCCTTCTTGTCCTTTTGATTCTTCTCCCCCTACCTGTTCTTGTTTATGTGTAGCTGGTTCTTCTGGTGCTGGGTGTTTTAGTTCGCCGTTTGGCAATTCTGTAACTGACGGTACAACTAAATCTTCTGTTGTACTTATTGGtgtatttcttttgttttcttcTATTTGTTCTTCACTTCTACCATCTGCATGATCACCCCCCGTCTGATGTTCATGTTGTCCATAAACTCGACCAGTTTCACCTTTGTCACTAGGTCCTTCGTCATCAGTTTGGTTATCTGTGAAGATTAGATCGTCTGCATCAGATTCTCCTTCTTCGCTACTTGCATTTTCTGCATCACTCCCCAAAACAAATTGTTCTGAACTTTTCGAATTTATTGAGAATTGGGGTTCTTTCTGCAAAtaaatttcttcattttcttgCTCATTCAGGAAGTCGGGTATGACAGATGCAGCAATGGATGAACTTGaaccatttttaaaaaattttctaatgTCTTTCCTTTTTGTAGTATCGCTTGAATCTACGCCTCCAAAATGTTCAGTGTTGCCTACAGTTGCATCACCATCATCATTACTATCATCATTACTATCATCATTACTATCATTATTACtatcattattactattattattattattattattattactgttatgaTTGTCTACATCTTCTAACTTTTTTTCATCCTGTAAAGACGgattttttattgaaaaacTACTTCTTAAATTACGTTTTATTTCATCTATATTTTCTGCTTTTTcaacttcattttttaatttatctcTGCTTTCACATAtgcaaaaatttaaaaaaactaaataaaaaGGGAGTCTCAACACTTtacacataatattatattttttctttcaaatttttcaaaaaattaaactaatttaaaaatagaaaaaaatgcagAAGAGCAGAAATGGTTAATTTAAATGTTACACActtttgtaataattttaattatcacaaaaaattatttacaacacacaaatttacattaataaaataaaaatagccATATGTCATTTTCGTCTATTACTAATTCAACAACTGTACAATTGTAAAAAGtctaaattttaaaaaagtagaaaataaaaaaaaaatatatatgtgcactgAACATGTCAGAAAAGTTATTCACCGATGCAATTAAACTGTCATTTGATTAGCagcttatttattaatttttttttattatttattttttttttttactattttttcttttgtttgttttttttttttttttttactattttttcttttctttctttgctttttttttttctctaaatggcacattttacttttcatttacgtaataaaaattatttaaaatttcaatAACTTGTTCAATCATATTGTCTTGGAAAATTGTGAACACAAATTACGTGTGCAAACAAAACGGTTGATTTTTtctaaggaaaaaaatttattaagatcctgatttttctttctttctttctctctttctttctttctttctttctttttttttttttttccattttaatctttttttactacatcattataattattataaagacacaacaattatttaatacacaaaaaaaaataaaaaggcaAAACGAACGTTCGCATgttgtgtatatttttccCCCACAAAATCTGCAGAATTTGTGTAGTAGATTAATACACaaaattaatgtaattatatataggttggcattttaattttgttagagcaaagaaataataaatacgtATACATTAGTTAGTAGTTACTAGTTAGTAGTCATTTGTAAATGATCAACAATTAAGGATTAATAATAGGTAACCAAGAATAGTCTCAAAACTAGCTAAttggtaaaaaataaaatataatatgctaaaatgcatatatgcgTGATGCtgttatgtaaaaaaaaaaaaaaagaaaaaaaaaaggtaaaaacaaatgtaaatacaaatgtaaatacaaatatatatataaatataaatgtatattatggCTATCTATCAATCAGTTGCTCGTATTACgtgcatataaaaaatagaataaaaatcGTTAAAATGAattgcaatatttttattttccttttgttATTTAAGAAAGAATGGAagaaattttcctttttttattaatatactactgaatatttatatatatatatgtattatgtatgtgcCAAAAAAATTACGCCTTTTTGTCTTCCTCCCATCAGTTGAAGtttattagaatatatattctatatacaacttgtaataattttgtttttaattttgtgatgttatatacattaatacgAATTTAGAATGATATGCTTATATAGTAATAACTTAAGCTAAGTTAATATAGCGAAACATATTCTTTTAGTTAACATATAAGATACTCCTTTAGATCATTCTCTCGTTTTAACTATTTATATGTGTtgccaatttttttttttattttgcactTACGTGATATCTCGTATTAGTTTTATTATAACGATTTTCTATTTATAGCGAAAgaggtaatttttttttttttttttttttttttttcattacattataaataGTAATGTTTATGCTTGAATgtaacataaaattatataagcaGTACTAAGCATTATTCTATCTTATAATATTTGTCATAGATAGAAGCTAATGCCTATATATAactacataaaaatattattatgtgaatatttatatctgCAGAAAAAATTGACGCATATCTTTTTCTAAGTCTTTGAGAACATTAACAGTTGAAGTATCACCACCAATTGAAGTTACCaatgattttattaaatcGTCGGAGAACTTTTTAGCCTCATTGATATGTTCATATTCCATGGAAAGTTCCTTATAAGCAGTAATGTCATTAGGTGGAACATTACTTGCTTCTTTTCCGTTTTCCTTTTCcgattctttatttttatcttcagCTTCGTTTATTTGAGAATTTTCTTCGCTTAAATCTTCACTAGTTTCTTCTGCTTCTTCTGCTTCTTCTGTTTCCCCCTCTTGTAGTATTTCttgtacaatattttttacatcttCCTCTTTAATCTCTACTTTTTCCTCTTCCTTTTGTTGATcttctttttcctcttcCTTTTGTTGATCTTCTTTTTCCTCTACAACCTTTTCATTCTCATCTACAGTGTTATGCGTAGTTCCCTCGGGTAAATTTACTGGATCAAGTATATTCTGTTTATCTTCTTTATCTTCTTCTACTTCTTTTACTTGTTGTTTATCTTCATCttcttcttttcctttttcttcacTATCAGTACCGCTTTCTTGAACTTCCCCCTGATCAGCTCTTTGTTGTTCTGCTTCTACTCTTCTTCCTGCTGCACTTTCTTCATCTGTAACATCACCAGTACTACTATCTTCATCTTCATGCTGTTTTTCCCTTTTAACTGATTCATCTCCTTTATGTATCACTGTTTCTACGTGGACCGTACTATCTGACTGTGGTAAATTTTTTGCTTGTTCTTGTGATAACGATGATGCTACATCTGCTGAGGGATCTTCTAACTTTTCAGGTGGACTACCTGGTAATGATCTTTCTTCATTTTCCAGTTGTTCATCTGATTCTGATTCTGGCAATCCTTCTCTATGGGTTGGTTGTGTCTCTCCATGTGGTTGAGAATGTTGTTGTGGTTGAAGCTGTGAATCGTTTTCTTCTTGTAATTGTTCCACTTTTTCTGGTGCTGATGGTGGCAATTCTGAAGGTGGTACTTCTTCCACTTTAGGTGCTTTATTGTCCTGATCCTGTTGACCATCTTGTAATGTGGTTTCTGAATCGTCTGGATTATCTTCTGATACAGAAGGAGGCGTATCTCTAGTTGGTGAATTATCTGGTGTTAAATCCGACGATTCCGTACCCAATTCTCCTGTAACGGGTTCTTTTGGATTAGGACCATCTGCAGATATACCTTCCCCTGCAGAGACATCTCTTTCTGTAAGCATAGATCCTTCTGTATCATCATTCCTGGATTCAACTTCACTATTCTCCACGGGTTTACTTCTACCATCAACTTCAGTGC of the Plasmodium malariae genome assembly, chromosome: 6 genome contains:
- the PmUG01_06022000 gene encoding merozoite surface protein 3, putative, with the translated sequence MSKIFRITFFLFFINLCIYESNGKMPREVDNTKNIGNMKRSLPHNFYVKNISLQDEEEKRTLQVDPPSQEEARSVQTPQSELNPDQKEARTENGQAGLEALPSEGQNLQGRTLSTNAAVNGIINEPNVDTQEEHHGSTQNLKDKEQQPDAENSRSIGNIVGAQDTQELSQEKESNTTISRGEHSEKEITKETATGKTSNGHTETAEISAGKALKPSVQPNALPADKAERSLETATGLNKDQPASPSGEEPLIKPEVGTTLNSKSPEEDRGEKEKGPEPHRASESEQLPAEKSTDQKLSVSEGDLPSTLDVKAPSGPQNEDLSTQEPQSVDNEQGKEEDEEERKGVEEHQEESPSSLSEKVDNQNILEPVNLPQGKTHNTVDEDEKVIEENEEKQKEEDEEDIIKAEEVQNIVKEILQEGEEEGKEEGEEEEEDEEQAGEYNSHGKQDKTEGVNNELLKEKEESTPPPNDTTLYKYFSMEYEDDNESKKFADELINTLVTSVGGDTSTVNTLKDLEKDMRQFFLNI
- the PmUG01_06022100 gene encoding merozoite surface protein 3, putative, encoding MCKALHVFFYLFFINLYIFEINGKLRKENKKVKMENIEKVDNIDEVKHNLRNNFSAKNVFLKDEISGTDSESTQKLSEGPTPPDTVLEKGNNSNQGKDNKEESLANPGPKGDEEEKGRSDPNVTGESVNAVSSYYTVESGNITPFGPQQTSSTLVGKEQEGSPQPGGKSLDEGTQVSDSQLGHSVEADSGSQEASTQETGSLEAKAQETNSPEANKLEADSPETSSSNASSSETSATEESSSDASSSETSPSNASSSDASSSETSSSNASLSDASSSETSTSEAGLPEASSSKAEPSEASTQEIGQLEASSPETSTSQTSSSNASSSETSSSNTSSSETSATEESSSETSATEESSSETSPSNASSSETSSSNASLSDASLSDASSSETSTSEAGLPEASSSKAEPSEASTQEVGQLEASSPETSTSQTSPSNASSSETSATEESSSNASTSETSATEESTPKASSSETSSSDASTSDAGPSETSTQEVGQLEAGLTETSTSDAGPSETSTQEVDQLEAGLTEKSTSDAGPSETSTQEVDQLEAGLTETSTSEQSSSEESAEKADSQEVDSKAGISLPTKDEKGTDGEPQKDNEKIMSLELGPSEGEKLAFQTDLEKEQLALHKTQQQERSILSTPGKKDINTVDSSGPKIQTDHQGQQNVTEPSEPQPDEKQPSAGGPLSDHVSTNENTGSDIPSEGYDPNNRSEQKVYLPITDQTEHPTSPTYGRSSDTSEEEIPLADESLERTEETEEDDEGVRKLEDADKEDEVDDQHAKKIQYQKGDNWNTHESINLPRGKIYNTPNEDESVVEKNERKQREQGKNVIEEEYVQKLVEDLLQTGEEEEEEQDEQNSHGKEDKVEGKIEEMLIEKDEIIPPFNDTTFYKYFSPEYEDDSENEKFADELIKTLDTSIDGDTSIVNILEDLEKAMYQFFLHIDTFKNEHFDEFIY
- the PmUG01_06022200 gene encoding merozoite surface protein 3, putative codes for the protein MCKVLRLPFYLVFLNFCICESRDKLKNEVEKAENIDEIKRNLRSSFSIKNPSLQDEKKLEDVDNHNSNNNNNNNNSNNDSNNDSNDDSNDDSNDDGDATVGNTEHFGGVDSSDTTKRKDIRKFFKNGSSSSIAASVIPDFLNEQENEEIYLQKEPQFSINSKSSEQFVLGSDAENASSEEGESDADDLIFTDNQTDDEGPSDKGETGRVYGQHEHQTGGDHADGRSEEQIEENKRNTPISTTEDLVVPSVTELPNGELKHPAPEEPATHKQEQVGGEESKGQEGQDANSSVEVLDKDPENNVHHALEEGEGAVTQPPSSAPVENEVAHASEPETRIEEGTAVLQPKESQEALPLQQEKDGESEIESLSSESKEQASQTSLPKPTAEQSPEQGVEELTEQKVGALRQEDGSISHQGESALPVGSSKLVEQSSLDLTPPVVSSPSDVVGVETEEDKSKDEDGEKETHKNDSEHKNQRDDSQVDNGNNEQISEIGENLSQNSGESVDLLERELKEKESEQEAEPGLEAEPGLEAEPGLEAEPGLEAEPGLEAEPELESKAGLVAEDPEKQKQQEVVEPVQGARVEDPNEVKDQEEDSRKGTLEKEAQDSSLILSDNEQHIETPSPEEPLEDGELTDTLEPEAREETASVHIRPESTEELLPPQQIIEGPDSSIEEESSQDERSTLQDVDRSLLDDNSHGVEDPSSGLISSVERPPLENLESEQEESEDGAEQHDTDVEEKGLSLPSEEEREEVREGGSQLEEAPVQEEKEDNENILELVNFREGNTHNTVDEDESVVEENEVQQKEEDEEEKEIEIEEEDVLELVQQLLQEGGENEEAAEEVNEVDESDEEVKEENPQGNESDGKNKEANTAPSNDVEAHRSLAEDYVNTNDDRTFTNELVQTVVTSEGDTTLIADTLKDYVEDLNQFFNFK